One genomic window of Haloferax mediterranei ATCC 33500 includes the following:
- the endA gene encoding tRNA-intron lyase yields MQGRLEDGIVHLPGDARQRFHDSRGYGRPTGGNDLEVAPVEAAHLLSRGDIDGVDGMGLRELLARTGTTLDFVVYKDLRDRGFYLSPTREGWPGVDDTGGADFLVYPRGKGPWDGDVEHRVRVVGERESIPVSSLGDVVLAIVDEDGDLTYFDTEGFSPEGTATEDLPTGLDAELLSDRALVWDGVDRLYQNGFFGQRLYGRNADSGPLQLSLLEAAYLARQDSLAIDETDVVSRGHDVEGDRFDRRLAVYAMLRELQTVPKSGFKFGSDFRVYTDFETVSDLSHSEFLVRVVAPEHTFVPRDLSLDVRLAGGVRKRMVFALTSAKGEIDWLSVSRLTP; encoded by the coding sequence ATGCAAGGACGCCTCGAAGACGGCATCGTCCATCTCCCGGGCGATGCCCGACAGCGCTTCCACGATTCGCGCGGGTACGGGAGACCGACCGGCGGCAACGACCTCGAAGTCGCACCCGTCGAGGCCGCCCACCTGCTCTCGCGCGGCGATATCGACGGCGTGGACGGGATGGGTCTGCGCGAACTCCTCGCGCGCACCGGCACCACGCTCGATTTCGTCGTCTACAAAGACCTCCGCGACCGCGGGTTCTACCTCTCTCCCACCCGCGAGGGATGGCCGGGTGTCGACGACACCGGGGGCGCGGATTTCCTCGTCTACCCTCGCGGAAAGGGACCGTGGGATGGCGATGTCGAACACCGGGTGCGCGTCGTCGGCGAACGCGAGTCCATCCCGGTCTCGTCGCTCGGCGACGTGGTACTCGCTATCGTCGACGAGGACGGCGACCTGACGTACTTCGACACTGAGGGCTTCTCCCCGGAGGGGACGGCCACAGAAGACCTTCCGACCGGTCTCGACGCCGAACTCCTGTCGGACCGCGCACTCGTGTGGGATGGCGTGGACCGCCTCTACCAGAACGGCTTCTTCGGGCAGCGCCTCTACGGCCGCAACGCCGACAGCGGCCCGCTTCAACTATCGCTCCTCGAAGCCGCGTATCTCGCCCGGCAGGATTCGCTCGCCATCGACGAGACCGACGTGGTCTCCCGCGGCCACGACGTGGAGGGCGACCGATTCGACCGCAGACTCGCGGTTTACGCGATGCTCCGGGAGCTGCAGACGGTCCCCAAAAGCGGGTTCAAGTTCGGCTCCGATTTCCGTGTCTACACCGACTTCGAGACGGTTTCGGACCTCTCGCACTCCGAATTCCTCGTGCGCGTGGTCGCGCCCGAACACACGTTTGTTCCACGGGACCTCTCACTTGACGTTCGCCTCGCCGGC